The Williamwhitmania taraxaci genome includes a window with the following:
- a CDS encoding fumarate reductase/succinate dehydrogenase flavoprotein subunit gives MSILDSKIPAGPLAEKWSQHKASINVVSPANKRKLDIIVVGTGLAGASAAASLAELGYNVKTFCIQDSPRRAHSIAAQGGINAAKNYQNDNDSIYRLFYDTIKGGDYRSREANVYRLAEVSGAIIDQCVAQGVPFAREYGGLLDNRSFGGVLVSRTFYARGQTGQQLLLGAYAALNRNIGLGRVESFVRRELVDVVTIDGKARGIIVRNLVTGETERHAAHAVVLATGGYGNVFFLSTNAMNSNGSAAWVAHRKGAMFANPCMVQIHPTCIPVHGDQQSKLTLMSESLRNDGRIWVPKKMEDVEKLRKKEIKPIDIAEADRDYYLERRYPAYGNLVPRDVASRAGKERCDAGFGVNQTGLAVFLDFADAIKRLGKHVIEERYGNLFQMYEKISDENPYETPMMIYPAIHYTMGGLWVDYNLMTNIPGLFALGECNFSDHGANRLGASALMQGLADGYFVIPYTIGDYLANEIRTPKVSTDHPEFEKAEKKVADIHAKLLAIKGKRTVDDFHKELGKIMWDYVGMGRNEEGLKKAITMIKALKVEFWKNVLVPGEANSLNQELEKAIRLVDYFELGELMAHDALDRRESCGGHFREESQTEEGDTKRDDANFTYVSAWEYKENAEPVMHKEELVFENVHLIQRSYK, from the coding sequence ATGAGCATATTAGATTCTAAGATTCCCGCAGGACCTTTGGCCGAGAAGTGGTCTCAGCATAAGGCCTCCATAAATGTGGTAAGTCCTGCCAATAAGAGAAAACTCGATATTATTGTGGTTGGAACCGGTTTGGCCGGTGCTTCGGCTGCAGCCTCCTTGGCCGAACTGGGCTACAATGTAAAGACCTTCTGCATTCAAGATAGCCCACGCCGCGCTCACTCCATTGCCGCACAGGGTGGTATCAATGCCGCAAAGAACTATCAAAACGATAACGACAGTATTTACCGTCTGTTCTACGATACAATTAAGGGTGGCGATTACCGCTCACGCGAAGCCAACGTTTACCGTTTGGCTGAGGTTAGTGGTGCTATCATCGACCAGTGCGTGGCCCAAGGGGTTCCCTTTGCCCGCGAATACGGTGGATTGCTCGACAATCGCTCCTTTGGTGGTGTGCTTGTTAGCCGTACCTTTTATGCACGTGGACAAACCGGACAGCAGCTGCTGTTGGGTGCATACGCAGCCCTTAACCGCAACATCGGCCTTGGCCGTGTAGAGAGTTTTGTGCGCCGCGAGTTGGTCGACGTTGTTACTATCGACGGTAAGGCACGCGGAATAATTGTCCGCAACCTAGTTACCGGCGAAACGGAGCGCCATGCTGCTCATGCAGTTGTGCTTGCCACCGGCGGTTACGGCAACGTGTTCTTTCTCTCCACCAACGCTATGAACTCTAATGGATCGGCCGCTTGGGTTGCTCACCGCAAGGGCGCTATGTTTGCAAACCCTTGTATGGTGCAAATTCACCCTACCTGCATTCCCGTTCACGGTGACCAGCAGAGCAAGCTTACGCTTATGAGCGAAAGTTTACGCAACGATGGCCGTATTTGGGTTCCAAAAAAGATGGAGGATGTTGAAAAACTTCGCAAGAAGGAGATAAAGCCTATCGATATTGCTGAAGCTGATCGCGATTACTATCTCGAACGCCGCTACCCCGCATACGGAAACCTTGTTCCCCGCGACGTGGCTTCACGCGCAGGTAAGGAGCGTTGCGATGCCGGCTTTGGCGTAAACCAAACTGGTTTGGCCGTTTTCCTTGACTTTGCCGATGCCATCAAGCGTCTTGGCAAACATGTGATTGAGGAACGCTACGGTAACCTGTTCCAGATGTATGAGAAGATCTCCGATGAGAATCCATACGAAACGCCAATGATGATTTACCCTGCCATTCACTACACTATGGGTGGGCTTTGGGTGGACTATAACCTCATGACCAACATTCCTGGCCTATTTGCCCTTGGCGAGTGCAACTTTAGCGACCACGGTGCAAACCGCCTAGGTGCTTCGGCGCTTATGCAGGGCTTAGCCGATGGTTACTTCGTTATTCCTTACACCATTGGCGATTACCTTGCCAACGAAATTAGAACGCCAAAGGTAAGCACCGATCACCCCGAATTCGAAAAGGCCGAAAAGAAGGTTGCTGATATTCATGCAAAACTTCTCGCCATTAAGGGCAAGCGCACGGTTGACGATTTCCACAAGGAACTCGGAAAAATCATGTGGGATTATGTGGGTATGGGTCGTAATGAGGAAGGACTAAAGAAGGCCATCACCATGATTAAAGCCTTAAAAGTTGAATTCTGGAAGAATGTTCTCGTGCCTGGTGAGGCTAACAGCCTAAACCAAGAGCTGGAGAAAGCTATTCGCTTGGTGGACTATTTCGAATTGGGCGAATTGATGGCTCACGACGCACTCGACCGTCGGGAATCTTGCGGTGGTCACTTCCGCGAGGAGAGCCAAACGGAAGAAGGCGATACTAAGCGCGACGATGCCAACTTCACCTATGTTTCGGCTTGGGAATACAAAGAGAATGCTGAACCTGTAATGCACAAGGAAGAGCTCGTTTTTGAAAACGTGCACCTTATCCAGCGCAGCTACAAGTAG
- a CDS encoding succinate dehydrogenase/fumarate reductase iron-sulfur subunit, protein MKFTLKIWRQKDAKTKGKFETYGIENVSPDTSFLEMLDIFNNEQILSGNEPVAFDHDCREGICGMCSMHINGRAHGPDDDITTCQLHMRKFKDGETISIEPWRSAAFPVIKDLIVDRGAFDKVLQAGGYISVNTGGIPDANAIPIAKEDADESMDAASCIGCGACVATCKNGSAMLFVAARVSSLAMLPQGKIEAIRRAKAMVAKMDELGFGACSNTGACEVECPKGISIAHIARLNREFLVAKIKE, encoded by the coding sequence ATGAAATTTACACTTAAGATATGGCGTCAGAAAGATGCCAAAACCAAGGGGAAGTTTGAGACCTACGGCATCGAGAATGTCTCGCCCGATACTTCATTCCTTGAGATGCTCGATATCTTTAACAACGAGCAAATTCTTTCCGGAAACGAGCCGGTTGCCTTCGATCACGATTGCCGCGAGGGTATTTGCGGTATGTGCTCCATGCACATCAACGGTCGTGCGCATGGTCCAGACGATGATATCACTACCTGCCAGCTACACATGCGCAAGTTTAAGGATGGCGAAACCATCTCTATTGAGCCTTGGCGTAGTGCTGCCTTTCCAGTAATAAAGGACCTTATTGTGGACCGTGGTGCCTTCGATAAGGTTCTGCAGGCGGGAGGTTACATTTCGGTGAATACCGGTGGAATACCCGATGCTAACGCAATTCCTATTGCTAAGGAAGATGCCGACGAATCAATGGATGCTGCTTCGTGTATTGGATGTGGTGCTTGTGTTGCTACCTGCAAAAACGGCTCGGCCATGCTCTTTGTGGCTGCACGTGTATCGTCGCTCGCTATGCTGCCTCAGGGTAAGATTGAGGCAATTCGCCGCGCAAAAGCTATGGTTGCCAAAATGGACGAGCTTGGCTTTGGCGCATGCTCCAACACTGGTGCCTGCGAAGTTGAGTGCCCTAAGGGAATAAGCATTGCCCACATCGCCCGCCTAAACCGCGAGTTTTTGGTAGCTAAGATTAAGGAATAA